The following coding sequences are from one Plasmodium gaboni strain SY75 chromosome 10, whole genome shotgun sequence window:
- a CDS encoding hypothetical protein (conserved Plasmodium protein, unknown function), whose amino-acid sequence MNNLERIKQRLEESVEKHKKRLLMTREKKKQNNLSICLNNKNVNKGKSKIILNDDKSICADNKVVTDTNICMNKNKLIENLRNTKSLLIKKRRSLSNMNKENNIVNKYDAKGQLKNKNIPLKKNTTSLINSNKGMTKYENKLINPTNLSYTIRNKNKGSINMSHIKEKEKKLKDEHDKENNTNNNNINDNMNTFQDVNISDNNNSNSNSNSNSNNNSNNSNNNSNSNNNNNNSNSNNDNMNTFQDVSKDVRDNLNDLFRNFVNCQINNLYVITTDTNKIPNNKIFLSEGQKNVLELKNKHHSNGYDIKDDHSCDDNCSNYNNVYDNSYFMRKQRQDDNIKKIMNKNDMDDMIYVCSDERMSNNMVIKRNNINDNNKNNNYYYYHGDYNNKCSIHDNSIYDTYEKNLKKLLEIEYNMKKKIERFEKYKDNNNIMSTKSSASSYPYGDDHGHDDDDDITLYSHICSNIQNVKNQIPFDQSNIDITMMKAKNFIIKRMTSTSNIKSNHTTKKSLYKEDVNNNDNKNYDNNSYIFSHDEDCNELYSIQKNIYSKDIYNIGHVTDCNKNTSSKNGNNVEKNLYIHHDKICCLTSNMENKIIQKIKSDDDYKLFIMIKFVDLLLIYIHHDKICCLTSNMENKIIQKIKSDDDYKYKHINDQNNIIKKKNIDFNNYSYENNENTELDTIKSNQQNYSSNCYYNYCNEKKKKTEKEKLMKRKRVXXXXXXXXXXXXXXXXXXXXXXXXXXXXXXXXXXXXXXXXXXXXXXXXXXXXXXXXXXXXXXXXXXXXXXXXXXXXXXXXXXXXXXXXXXXHNNNIIKKKNIDFNNYSYENNENTELDTIKSNQQNYSSNCYYNYCNEKKKKKKKKKLIKRKKKKKKKKKKKKKNDIQNENEYIYMNNIKSNISFNNSKDDSSIYYSSYIEDKYLSSYNKDEEIIFDNHTCDHYIDESIKSQNNICHNNHIKIFNKETDEKPSCLEGFNQSVFLSNKIYSSNIDKENIKSFISNGTYEDGSIKEKKSSLNDKIEKREEEKVSYYLKENNLNDDKNIKEDSNINSDKSNQQNDDIYDQIQNSSIKKSKMTCLLLKNKINDSHMLYKKNNIDSIDHCYICSYPIKKNEQKFIFNKGEEEKKGKENMDITHQNYDNYNNINPSYSSDNHMRSHLSYSSHSNINDEERKSYSSTFTNKQKAFENYMSSHTVCLKRNNKQDVEEYHKGGNNNNNNNNNIYDNNIYDNHIHNNNIHNNNIYNHCYDQVTYNPRYKEKNVTQYLPQKHKVIYKKIYSNQINIHNNEYNHSEDEKYIYIKKENIPFKKEREKKDIFSYIKGMYLSPPSKKKNKKKIPLFQNEEYINEESSFNIQSNNINSYKINNNNNNNILNKNNQTDHVENVKCYDTHDDDDDHHHHYNNIKKHNNNKSQSSYVCSPSTSNSILRNNTESCVLKNYKQTDQKVKEDGQTINNNSEKKKNKTYIKTNSILLKKILKMKIESMKREKEDNKEKNNLNYINNEKEHIHYDDDNNNNINIQPIDDDHHDDDNNNNINIQPIDDDHHDDDNIIVNKNNNIIEMMSTKDKRITTPIDYNQQIHEKEYKNDICPNDNISNINEQYSSIYTHSDMNKDTLKYNNISIYENKASNDFISSNDYYIYKNEKKTTNGDKENNINNYNNMNVKDNISASYHMNNNIKDVIKFNESYYCYLKNVEKNDIYPNSEEPITKEDKTKLFIAYLKDKKKNETQEKDNKSDKYLLKYNIEYFKLAQFFSQDYHLFNNYIKHVDQKLSNKNNNHIDNLDETAFSIIKLFNSKKNDLYEKYENKNISQKNEILYNIQKIKNQKGNIIEEHIQVVNDNENKIIDDKRKQIYSMEKNQKKSTFLRDKNVTYNYPCDDQLNNYKKEIHISTKEKNYADNKNKTTHCYKIVNNVKPSLFYKEEPTKINQNNRIMPNEKKGKKKQIFLKTIDLLEKYEKISAK is encoded by the coding sequence ATGAATAACCTTGAGAGAATAAAGCAGAGGCTAGAAGAATCTGTAGAGAAGCACAAGAAAAGATTATTAATGACAAGAGAAAAGAAGAAACAAAATAATCTTTCTATATGTTTGAACAACAAAAATGTAAACAAAGGAAAGagtaaaataatattaaatgatgaCAAGAGCATATGTGCTGATAATAAAGTAGTGACAGATACAAATATTTgtatgaataaaaataaactaATTGAAAATTTAAGAAACACAAAATCgttattaataaaaaaaagaagaagcttaagtaatatgaataaagaaaataatattgtaaataaatatgatgCAAAAGGgcaattaaaaaataaaaatattccattaaaaaaaaatacaacATCCTTAATTAATAGTAATAAGGGTATGACgaaatatgaaaataaattaataaatcCAACAAATCTAAGTTATActataagaaataaaaataagggtagtattaatatgagtcatataaaagaaaaagaaaaaaaattaaaagatgaacatgataaagaaaataatacaaataataataatattaatgataatatgaataCCTTTCAAGATGTAAACATATctgataataataatagtaatagtaatagtaatagtaatagtaataataatagtaataatagtaataataatagtaatagtaataataataataataatagtaatagtaataatgataatatgaataCGTTTCAAGATGTTTCTAAAGATGTTAGAGATAATTTAAACGATTTATTTCGAAATTTTGTTAATTGTCAAATTAATAACTTGTATGTTATAACTACagatacaaataaaatacctaataataaaatatttctttcaGAAGGACAAAAAAACGTTTtagaattaaaaaataaacacCATAGTAATGGATATGATATAAAGGATGACCATTCATGTGATGATAATTGCAGTAATTATAACAATGTGTATGataattcttattttatgaGAAAACAAAGACaagatgataatattaaaaaaattatgaataaaaatgatatgGATGATATGATATATGTATGTTCAGATGAAAGGATGTCTAATAACATGGTCATCAAAAggaataatattaatgataataataaaaataataattattattattatcatggtgattataataacaagTGTAGTATTCATGATAATAGTATATATGACACATATGAGaagaatttaaaaaaacttttagaaattgaatataatatgaaaaaaaaaatagaacgctttgaaaaatataaagataataataatattatgtcTACAAAATCATCAGCTTCTTCATATCCTTATGGTGATGATCATGGTcatgatgatgatgatgatataaCGTTATATTCACATATCTGTTCTAATATTcaaaatgtaaaaaatcAAATTCCATTTGATCAAAGTAATATTGATATAACTATGATGAAAGctaaaaattttattattaaaagaatgACATCAACCtcaaatataaaaagtaatCATACGACTAAGAAAAGTTTATATAAAGAGgatgttaataataatgataacaaaaattatgataataatagttatattttttctcatGATGAGGATTGTAATGAATTATATTCcatacaaaaaaatatatactcTAAAGACATCTATAATATTGGTCATGTCACTGATTGTAATAAGAATACTAGTTCaaaaaatggaaataatgtagaaaaaaatttatatattcatcatGATAAAATTTGTTGTCTTACTTCtaatatggaaaataaaataatacaaaaaataaaaagtgatgatgattataaattattcatCATGATAAAATTTGTTGACTTActtctaatatatattcatcatGATAAAATTTGTTGTCTTACTTCtaatatggaaaataaaataatacaaaaaataaaaagtgatgatgattataaatataaacatatcaatgatcaaaataatataataaaaaaaaaaaacatagATTTTAATAATTACTCTTATGAAAACAATGAAAATACAGAATTGGATACGATCAAAAGTAACCAACAAAATTATTCTAGTAATTGTTATTACAATTATTGcaatgaaaaaaaaaaaaaaacagaGAAAGAAAAGTTAATGAAAAGGAAAAGGGTNNNNNNNNNNNNNNNNNNNNNNNNNNNNNNNNNNNNNNNNNNNNNNNNNNNNNNNNNNNNNNNNNNNNNNNNNNNNNNNNNNNNNNNNNNNNNNNNNNNNNNNNNNNNNNNNNNNNNNNNNNNNNNNNNNNNNNNNNNNNNNNNNNNNNNNNNNNNNNNNNNNNNNNNNNNNNNNNNNNNNNNNNNNNNNNNNNNNNNNNNNNNNNNNNNNNNNNNNNNNNNNNNNNNNNNNNNNNNNNNNNNNNNNNNNNNNNNNNNNNNNNNNNNNNNNNNNcataataataatataataaaaaaaaaaaacatagATTTTAATAATTACTCTTATGAAAACAATGAAAATACAGAATTGGATACAATCAAAAGTAACCAACAAAATTATTCTAGTAATTGTTATTACAATTATTGcaatgaaaaaaaaaaaaaaaaaaaaaaaaaaaaattaataaaaagaaaaaaaaaaaaaaaaaaaaaaaaaaaaaaaaaaaaaaaaaatgacattcaaaatgaaaatgaatatatatatatgaataatataaaaagtaatatatcttttaataattcaaaaGATGATAGTAGCATCTATTATTCTTCATATATAGAAGacaaatatttatcatcatataataaagatgaagaaattatttttgATAACCATACTTGTGATCATTATATAGATGAATCTATAAAATctcaaaataatatttgtcataataatcatattaaaatatttaataaagaaaCAGATGAGAAACCCTCTTGTTTAGAAGGTTTTAATCAATCAGTATTCTTAtctaataaaatatattcttcaaatatagataaagaaaatataaaatctTTTATATCTAATGGAACATATGAAGATGGAAgtataaaagaaaaaaaaagttctttaaatgataaaattgaaaaaagggaagaagaaaaggtttcttattatttaaaagaaaacaatttaaatgatgataaaaatattaaagagGATTCTAATATTAATTCAGATAAATCTAATCAAcaaaatgatgatatttATGATCAGATACAAAATTCGTCAATTAAGAAAAGTAAAATGAcatgtttattattaaaaaataaaataaatgattctcatatgttatataaaaaaaataatatagattCTATTGATCACTGTTATATTTGTTCTTATcctataaaaaaaaatgaacaaaaatttatttttaataaaggagaagaagaaaaaaaggGGAAAGAAAATATGGATATAACACATcaaaattatgataattataataatattaatcCTTCTTATAGTTCTGATAATCACATGAGGAGTCATTTAAGTTATTCCTCACATAGTAACATAAATGATGAAGAGAGAAAATCATACTCTTCAACATTTACAAATAAACAGAAGGCTTTCGAAAATTATATGTCTAGCCATACTGTGTgtttaaaaagaaataataaacaagATGTTGAAGAATATCACAAAGGtggtaataataataataataataataataatatttatgataataatatttatgataatcatattcataataataatattcataataataatatttataaccATTGTTATGATCAAGTTACATACAATCCTAGATATAAAGAGAAAAATGTAACTCAATATTTACCTCAAAAACAtaaagtaatatataaaaagattTATAGTAAccaaataaatattcataacaatgaatataatcatagtgaggatgaaaaatatatatatataaaaaaagaaaacataccattcaaaaaagaaagagaaaaaaaagatattttCAGTTATATAAAAGGAATGTATTTATCTCCCccttcaaaaaaaaaaaataaaaaaaaaattcctttatttcaaaatgaggaatatataaacgAAGAAAGCTCTTTTAATATTCaatcaaataatattaatagttataaaataaataataataataataataatatattaaataaaaataatcaaaCTGATCATGTAGAGAATGTAAAATGTTATGATACTcatgatgatgatgatgaccaccatcatcattataataatataaaaaaacacaATAATAACAAATCTCAGTCTTCCTACGTTTGCTCTCCTTCAACATCAAACTCAATACTTAGAAATAACACAGAATCGTgtgttttaaaaaattataaacaAACTGATCAAAAAGTAAAAGAAGATGGACaaacaataaataataattcggaaaagaaaaaaaacaaaacttatataaaaacaaatagcatacttttaaaaaaaatactcAAAATGAAAATTGAATCGATGAAAAGAGAAAAGGAAGATAATAAAGAGAAAAACAATCttaattatattaacaatgaaaaagaacatattcattatgatgatgataataataataatattaatatacaACCTATTGATGATGATCATcatgatgatgataataataataatattaatatacaACCTATTGATGATGATCATCATGATGATGATAACATTATCgttaataaaaataacaatataataGAAATGATGTCCACAAAAGATAAAAGGATAACAACTCCTATAGATTATAACCAACAAATACatgaaaaagaatataaaaatgatatatgtccaaatgataatatttctaATATTAATGAACAATATTCAAGTATATACACACATAGTGATATGAATAAGGACACcttaaaatataataatatatctatttatgaaaataagGCATCAAATGATTTTATATCTTCaaatgattattatatttataaaaatgaaaaaaaaacaacCAATGgagataaagaaaataacataaataattataataatatgaacgTGAAGGATAATATATCCGCTTCTTATCAcatgaataataatataaaagatgtaataaaatttaacgaatcatattattgttatttgaaaaatgttgaaaaaaatgatatatatcCAAATTCTGAAGAACCTATAACAAAGGAAGATAAAACTAAATTATTCATAGcttatttaaaagataaaaaaaaaaatgaaacacaagaaaaagataataaatCTGATAAATATctattaaaatataatattgaatACTTTAAATTAGCACAGTTCTTTTCTCAAgattatcatttatttaataattatataaaacatgtagatcaaaaattatcaaacaaaaataataatcatattgATAATTTAGATGAAACAGCTTTTTCTATTATTAAATTGTTCAactcaaaaaaaaatgatctttatgaaaaatatgaaaacaaaaacatttctcaaaaaaatgaaattttatacaatattcaaaaaataaaaaatcaaaaagGCAACATAATAGAAGAACATATACAAGTTGtaaatgataatgaaaataaaattatagaTGATAAAAGAAAGCAAATATATAGTATGGAGAAGAATCAAAAAAAATCCACTTTCTTGCGTGACAAAAATGTAACATATAACTATCCATGTGATGATCAActgaataattataaaaaagaaatacaTATTTCCACAAAGGAAAAGAATTATGCAGACAATAAGAATAAAACAACACATTGTTATAAAATTGTAAATAATGTAAAACCATCTTTATTTTACAAAGAAGAACCCACAAAAATTAATCAAAATAATCGCATTATGccaaatgaaaaaaaaggaaaaaagaaacagatatttttaaaaacaatTGATCTTcttgaaaaatatgaaaaaataagtgcgaaataa
- a CDS encoding hypothetical protein (conserved Plasmodium protein, unknown function), producing the protein DVYIKQNDNLKLMNLGNKKNLEYDTKIEISMNNIKYEEIRRFYLNNNNSFINSDGLKCNILSAIHCDEKNILFYSLVFSFTNINNNYIELIKIHIKNEKTHETVVKDVQFIIVNNKCTAQNERTFSNIKIAMKIQENNEISRYAKENTFIQDISLDNIFYIIEYRMWHSYTDCIANANFNALNNPH; encoded by the coding sequence GATGTGTATATAAAGCAGAATGAcaatttaaaattaatgaatttaggaaataagaaaaatttagaatatgatacaaaaatagaaataagtatgaataatataaaatatgagGAGATTAGAAgattttatttaaataacaataatagTTTTATAAATTCGGATGGATTAAAATGCAATATATTATCAGCTATCCATTGTGAtgagaaaaatattttattttattcgTTAGTGTTTTCATTTactaatataaataataattatatagaattgataaaaattcatatcaaaaatgaaaaaacTCATGAAACAGTTGTAAAAGATGTTCAATTTATTATagtaaataataaatgtacagcacaaaatgaaagaacattttcaaatataaaaatagcAATGAAAATTCAAGAGAATAACGAAATTAGTAGATATGCAAAAGAAAATACTTTTATTCAAGACATATCattagataatatattctaCATAATTGAATATAGAATGTGGCATAGTTATACTGATTGTATTGCCAATGCAAACTTTAATGCTTTAAATAACCCccattaa